A stretch of Brassica napus cultivar Da-Ae chromosome C6, Da-Ae, whole genome shotgun sequence DNA encodes these proteins:
- the LOC125589219 gene encoding probable disease resistance protein At1g15890 gives MGGCVSVDIPCDQVVSQTHRCLFGDGNHIHMMKANLEALDTATRELRERRVDLSRRVSLEEDKGLERLAKVEGWLSRAESIDSEVSDLLREEPTETKRLCLFGYCSKNCISSCKYGKKVSKKLEEVKELLSKGVFEELAEKRPASKVVKKDIQTTIGLDSMVGKAWDSIMKPEGRTLGIYGMGGVGKTTLLARINNKFDKEVNEFDVVIWVVVSKDLQYKVIQDQILRRLRADQELEKETEEKKASFIDNILRRKKFILLLDDLWSAVDLNKIGVPRPTQENGSKIVFTTRSKKVCRDMEADDELKMDCLSTNEAWELFQNVVGEAPLKKDPEILTLAEKISKKCHGLPLALNVIGKAMSCKEDVHEWRHANDVLKSSSREFPGMEENILSVLKFSYDGLEDEKVKSCFLYCSLFPEDYEIKKEELIEYWINEGFINGKRDEDGSNNKGHVIIGSLVRAHLLTESETTVKMHDVLREMALWIGSTSGKEEEKQCVKSGVKLSCIPDDINWSVSRRISLMSNQIEKISCFPKCPNLSTLFLRDNDLKGIPGKFFQFMPSLIVLDLSHNRSLRDLPEEICSLTSLKYLNLSYTRISSLSVGLKGLRKLISLDLEFTKLKSIDGIGASLPNLQVLKLYRSRHYIDARSIEELQLLKHLKILTGNVTDASILESIQGVEGLVRCVQRLRIINMSAKDLTLNTVALGGLRELEIINFKISEIKIDWKCKGKEDLPSPYFKHLFSIVIQDLEGPKELTWLLFAPNLKHLEVLRSPSLEEIINKEKGMSISNVHPPDMTVPFPKLESLTLRGLPELERICSSPQALPSLKDITHCPKLSLESFQDTSRYVEIEE, from the coding sequence ATGGGAGGGTGTGTATCAGTAGATATACCATGTGATCAAGTGGTGAGTCAAACCCACAGATGCTTATTTGGGGATGGAAATCACATCCACATGATGAAGGCTAATCTCGAGGCTCTGGATACAGCTACGCGAGAACTTAGAGAAAGGCGAGTTGATCTGTCAAGAAGAGTTTCCCTAGAAGAAGATAAAGGTTTGGAGCGGCTTGCTAAAGTAGAAGGATGGTTGTCAAGGGCAGAAAGTATTGACTCTGAGGTCAGTGATCTGCTTAGGGAGGAACCAACTGAAACTAAGAGATTGTGTCTTTTTGGatattgttcaaaaaattgcATATCAAGCTGTAAGTATGGTAAAAAGGTATCGAAGAAGTTGGAAGAAGTTAAAGAGCTTCTATCTAAAGGAGTTTTTGAAgaattggccgagaaaaggccTGCATCAAAGGTGGTGAAGAAAGATATCCAAACAACAATAGGTTTGGATTCAATGGTCGGAAAGGCATGGGACAGCATCATGAAACCTGAAGGAAGAACTTTAGGTATTTATGGCATGGGGGGAGTTGGGAAAACAACCCTCTTAGCTCGTATCAACAACAAATTCGACAAAGAGGTGAATGAATTTGATGTTGTGATATGGGTTGTGGTCTCTAAAGATTTGCAATACAAGGTGATTCAGGATCAGATTCTAAGAAGATTACGTGCTGACCAAGAATTGGAAAAGGAAACAGAAGAGAAGAAAGCATCTTTCATAGACAATATCCTAAGAAGAAAGAAATTCATACTGCTATTAGATGATCTGTGGAGCGCGgtagatttgaacaagattggAGTTCCACGTCCAACTCAAGAAAATGGATCGAAGATAGTTTTCACCACTCGTTCAAAGAAAGTTTGCAGAGACATGGAAGCTGACGATGAGCTGAAAATGGATTGTTTGTCAACGAATGAAGCGTGGGAACTGTTTCAAAATGTAGTTGGAGAAGCCCCATTAAAGAAGGATCCGGAAATTCTCACACTTGCAGAAAAGATTTCCAAAAAATGTCACGGCTTGCCACTTGCACTCAATGTGATTGGCAAAGCCATGTCATGTAAAGAGGATGTACATGAATGGCGTCATGCAAATGATGTTCTCAAAAGTTCCAGCCGCGAGTTTCCAGGTATGGAAGAAAATATTCTTTCAGTTTTGAAGTTCAGCTATGATGGTTTAGAGGATGAAAAGGTGAAATCATGCTTCCTATACTGTTCGTTGTTCCCGGAAGATTATGAAATAAAGAAGGAGGAGTTGATCGAATATTGGATCAATGAAGGATTTATAAATGGAAAGAGAGATGAAGATGGAAGTAACAACAAAGGTCATGTTATTATTGGTTCGTTAGTTCGTGCGCATCTATTGACAGAATCAGAAACTACTGTGAAAATGCATGATGTGTTACGTGAAATGGCTCTTTGGATAGGGTCTACGTCTGGAAAAGAGGAAGAAAAACAGTGCGTCAAATCCGGTGTGAAGCTAAGCTGTATACCAGATGACATCAACTGGTCAGTTTCGAGAAGGATCTCGTTGATGAGTAATCAAATTGAAAAGATATCTTGCTTTCCCAAATGCCCCAACCTTTCGACTCTATTTCTCAGGGATAACGACTTGAAGGGTATACCAGGTAAATTCTTTCAGTTTATGCCGTCCCTTATCGTCTTGGATCTTTCGCATAACCGAAGTCTTAGGGACTTGCCGGAAGAAATTTGCAGCTTGACTTCTTTGAAATACCTCAACTTATCATACACACGTATAAGTTCGTTATCAGTTGGTTTGAAGGGGTTGAGGAAACTAATAAGCCTGGACCTGGAGTTCACCAAGCTTAAAAGCATTGATGGGATAGGAGCAAGCTTACCAAATCTTCAGGTGTTGAAACTATATCGTTCTCGTCATTATATTGATGCAAGATCAATTGAGGAGCTACAACTTTTAAAGCACTTGAAGATTTTAACAGGAAATGTGACAGATGCTTCAATTTTGGAAAGTATCCAAGGAGTGGAGGGATTGGTGCGTTGTGTTCAACGCCTTCGGATTATCAATATGTCCGCAAAGGATTTAACATTAAACACGGTAGCTCTGGGCGGTCTTCGAGAACTTGAGATTATAAATTTCAAGATCTCTGAGATAAAGATAGATTGGAAATGCAAAGGGAAAGAAGATCTTCCTTCTCCATACTTCAAGCACCTCTTCAGTATTGTTATACAGGATTTGGAAGGTCCAAAAGAATTGACCTGGTTATTGTTTGCTCCAAATCTCAAGCATCTTGAGGTGTTACGTTCACCAAGCCtagaagaaataataaataaggAGAAGGGAATGAGTATTAGCAATGTGCATCCTCCTGATATGACGGTTCCCTTTCCGAAGCTAGAATCCCTCACTTTAAGGGGTTTGCCTGAATTAGAGAGAATATGCTCAAGTCCCCAGGCTCTTCCATCCCTGAAAGATATTACTCACTGCCCAAAGCTGTCACTAGAGAGTTTCCAAGACACGAGCAGGTATGTTGAAATTGAAGAATGA
- the LOC106416993 gene encoding uncharacterized protein LOC106416993 gives MFTLGEEPDAIRSISYHSDDTKLFKALCDCLTADEYEDLKASKLGVFIKFKELDFGWTSRLVHFLLCFQLDIKKKFELWSLVVSQPVRFSLIEFEHLTGLNCDYIKDLENPRCEVTSEMAAFWEKMRVDIDTGPSIEQITEAFYNCDEWSLDDRMRLGYLAIYAGYIEGKKFSSATSASLARLVLMDSLKAKDLTQTGYTVDGFIQVLQVWAYYDMPELGANYGSPIPNRPSPLLLAYRGGKRQRKCFKAAINKQTIVKNFVQKDFDEMFPKWDGDVDDPAADNIIKVMFNDPGWEWTMECWPVTGTRKIVKMEVSPVNNEVSLVKSESVVKEESSRPRKKARKGSSVSAETPAAGSEGMTHQQIEKSLKDISDAINLGFGTCLKELKLLADRMAAVEKKVGITNRGGSYDDRQLTTTSNPPKPADEPGSESVNGAKAGRKEAKEPSLTTEPSSSRELCLVSTAADLPSDDPSLLILDKQVPTASDLLVEEARRQTKKETALVNLRKKSVRERKLAPTQQTPFKGNSTAKQIIPNKQVGGGYDPFAPYDKMKSKELTAWVQKDP, from the exons ATGTTTACATTAGGAGAAGAGCCCGATGCAATCAGGAGCATTTCGTATCATTCTGATGACACGAAGTTGTTTAAAGCTCTATGTGATTGTCTCACAGCTGACGAATATGAGGATCTGAAGGCGTCGAAGTTAGGAGTGTTCATCAAATTCAAGGAGCTTGACTTTGGTTGGACTTCAAGGCTGGTACATTTTTTGCTCTGTTTCCAGCTGGACATCAAGAAGAAGTTTGAGCTCTGGAGTCTTGTCGTTTCAcaacctgtgaggttttcactgatAGAGTTTGAACACCTCACTGGGCTGAACTGCGATTACATCAAGGACCTGGAAAATCCAAGGTGTGAGGTTACGTCGGAGATGGCTGCTTTCTGGGAGAAGATGCGTGTTGATATCGATACTGGGCCAAGTATTGAACAGATAACAGAAGCATTTTACAACTGCGACGAGTGGTCTCTGGATGATCGCATGCGGCTGGGATACCTTGCCATCTACGCAGGATACATCGAAGGGAAAAAGTTCTCATCCGCTACTTCAGCTAGTcttgcaaggcta gtgctgatggattCTCTGAAGGCAAAAGACTTGACGCAAACTGGTTACACTGTTGATGGGTTCATACAAGTGCTCCAAGTGTGGGCGTACTATGATATGCCAGAATTGGGTGCTAATTATGGGTCTCCCATACCAAACAGACCGTCTCCACTGTTGCTGGCTTACAGGGGTGGCAAAAGACAACGCAAATGTTTTAAGGCTGCTATCAATAAACAG acTATCGTGAAGAACTTCGTTCAGAAggattttgatgaaatgtttccaaaatgggacGGAGACGTAGATGACCCTGCCGCGGATAACATAATTAAAGTCATGTTTAATGATCCTGGATGGGAGTGGACCATGGAATGCTGGCCAGTCACCGGTACTCGCAAGATTGTGAAGATGGAAGTGAGTCCAGTGAATAATGAAGTGAGTCTCGTGAAGTCAGAGAGTGTTGTGAAGGAAGAAAGTAgcagacctcggaagaaagctcgtaaagggTCTTCTGTTTCTGCTGAGACACCTGCGGCGGGTAGTGAAGGGATGACGCATCAGCAGATTGAAAAGTCCTTGAAGGACATATCTGATGCCATTAATCTTGGCtttgggacgtgccttaaggagCTCAAGTTACTGGCGGATAGGATGgcagctgtggagaagaaggtgggaATCACCAACAGAGGGGGTTCATATGATGATCGTCAACTTACAACCACTTCAAATCCACCAAAACCTGCTGACGAACCCGGG agtgaaagtgtgAATGGGGCGAAAGCAGGACGGAAGGAAGCCAAAGAACCGAGTCTTACTACAGAACCGAGTTCCTCGAGAGAGCTCTGTCTTGTGAGTACTGCAGCCGACTTACCGAGTGATGATCCTAGCCTTCTTATATTGGACAAACAAGTTCCCACCGCTTCAGATTTACTCGTTGAAGAAGCTAGAAGGCAGACAAAGAAGGAGACTGCTTTGGTGAATCTCCGTAAAAAAAGTGTGCGAGAAAGGAAGCTTGCTCCCACACAGCAAACTCCTTTTAAGGGAAACAGCACTGCCAAACAgatcattccaaacaaacaGGTTGGCGGAGGCTATGATCCTTTTGCACCCTATGACAAGATGAAGTCGAAGGAGCTCACTGCATGGGTGCAAAAAGATCCATAA
- the LOC106406636 gene encoding LOW QUALITY PROTEIN: probable disease resistance protein At1g15890 (The sequence of the model RefSeq protein was modified relative to this genomic sequence to represent the inferred CDS: inserted 3 bases in 3 codons) produces MGGCVSVDIPCDQVVSQTHRCLFGDGNHIHMMKANLEALDTATRELRERRVDLSRRVSLEEDKGLERLAKVEGWLSRAESIDSEVSDLLREEPTETKRLCLFGYCSKNCISSCKYGKKVSKKLEEVKELLSKGVFEELAEKRPASKVVKKDIQTTIGLDSMVGKAWDSIMKPEGRTLGIYGMGGVGKTTLLARINNKFDKEVNEFDVVIWVVVSKDLQYKVIQDQILRRLRADQELEKETEEKKASFIDNILRRKKFILLLDDLWSAVDLNKIGVPRPTQENGSKIVFTTRSKKVCRDMEADDELKMDCLSTNEAWELFQNVVGEAPLKKDPEILTLAEKIXQKCHGLPLALNVIGKAMSCKEDVHEWRHANDVLKSSSREFPGMEENILSVLKFSYDGLEDEKVKSCFLYCSLXPEDYEIKKEELIEYWINEGFINGXRDEDGSNNKGHVIIGSLVRAHLLTESETTVKMHDVLREMALWIGSTSGKEEEKQCVKSGVKLSCIPDDINWSVSRRISLMSNQIEKISCFPKCPNLSTLFLRDNDLKGIPGKFFQFMPSLIVLDLSHNRSLRDLPEEICSLTSLKYLNLSYTRISSLSVGLKGLRKLISLDLEFTKLKSIDGIGASLPNLQVLKLYRSRHYIDARSIEELQLLKHLKILTGNVTDASILESIQGVEGLVRCVQRLRIINMSAKDLTLNTVALGGLRELEIINFKISEIKIDWKCKGKEDLPSPYFKHLFSIVIQDLEGPKELTWLLFAPNLKHLEVLRSPSLEEIINKEKGMSISNVHPPDMTVPFPKLESLTLRGLPELERICSSPQALPSLKDITHCPKLSLESFQDTSRYLKLKNEAQKPRFVCHMCVSVSSQFLKLGFLFMFCFRLNDIVAFPLLSSL; encoded by the exons ATGGGAGGGTGTGTATCAGTAGATATACCATGTGATCAAGTGGTGAGTCAAACCCACAGATGCTTATTTGGGGATGGAAATCACATCCACATGATGAAGGCTAATCTCGAGGCTCTGGATACAGCTACGCGAGAACTTAGAGAAAGGCGAGTTGATCTGTCAAGAAGAGTTTCCCTAGAAGAAGATAAAGGTTTGGAGCGGCTTGCTAAAGTAGAAGGATGGTTGTCAAGGGCAGAAAGTATTGACTCTGAGGTCAGTGATCTGCTTAGGGAGGAACCAACTGAAACTAAGAGATTGTGTCTTTTTGGatattgttcaaaaaattgcATATCAAGCTGTAAGTATGGTAAAAAGGTATCGAAGAAGTTGGAAGAAGTTAAAGAGCTTCTATCTAAAGGAGTTTTTGAAgaattggccgagaaaaggccTGCATCAAAGGTGGTGAAGAAAGATATCCAAACAACAATAGGTTTGGATTCAATGGTCGGAAAGGCATGGGACAGCATCATGAAACCTGAAGGAAGAACTTTAGGTATTTATGGCATGGGGGGAGTTGGGAAAACAACCCTCTTAGCTCGTATCAACAACAAATTCGACAAAGAGGTGAATGAATTTGATGTTGTGATATGGGTTGTGGTCTCTAAAGATTTGCAATACAAGGTGATTCAGGATCAGATTCTAAGAAGATTACGTGCTGACCAAGAATTGGAAAAGGAAACAGAAGAGAAGAAAGCATCTTTCATAGACAATATCCTAAGAAGAAAGAAATTCATACTGCTATTAGATGATCTGTGGAGCGCGgtagatttgaacaagattggAGTTCCACGTCCAACTCAAGAAAATGGATCGAAGATAGTTTTCACCACTCGTTCAAAGAAAGTTTGCAGAGACATGGAAGCTGACGATGAGCTGAAAATGGATTGTTTGTCAACGAATGAAGCGTGGGAACTGTTTCAAAATGTAGTTGGAGAAGCCCCATTAAAGAAGGATCCGGAAATTCTCACACTTGCAGAAAAGA TCCAAAAATGTCACGGCTTGCCACTTGCACTCAATGTGATTGGCAAAGCCATGTCATGTAAAGAGGATGTACATGAATGGCGTCATGCAAATGATGTTCTCAAAAGTTCCAGCCGCGAGTTTCCAGGTATGGAAGAAAATATTCTTTCAGTTTTGAAGTTCAGCTATGATGGTTTAGAGGATGAAAAGGTGAAATCATGCTTCCTATACTGTTCGT TTCCGGAAGATTATGAAATAAAGAAGGAGGAGTTGATCGAATATTGGATCAATGAAGGATTTATAAATG AAAGAGATGAAGATGGAAGTAACAACAAAGGTCATGTTATTATTGGTTCGTTAGTTCGTGCGCATCTATTGACAGAATCAGAAACTACTGTGAAAATGCATGATGTGTTACGTGAAATGGCTCTTTGGATAGGGTCTACGTCTGGAAAAGAGGAAGAAAAACAGTGCGTCAAATCCGGTGTGAAGCTAAGCTGTATACCAGATGACATCAACTGGTCAGTTTCGAGAAGGATCTCGTTGATGAGTAATCAAATTGAAAAGATATCTTGCTTTCCCAAATGCCCCAACCTTTCGACTCTATTTCTCAGGGATAACGACTTGAAGGGTATACCAGGTAAATTCTTTCAGTTTATGCCGTCCCTTATCGTCTTGGATCTTTCGCATAACCGAAGTCTTAGGGACTTGCCGGAAGAAATTTGCAGCTTGACTTCTTTGAAATACCTCAACTTATCATACACACGTATAAGTTCGTTATCAGTTGGTTTGAAGGGGTTGAGGAAACTAATAAGCCTGGACCTGGAGTTCACCAAGCTTAAAAGCATTGATGGGATAGGAGCAAGCTTACCAAATCTTCAGGTGTTGAAACTATATCGTTCTCGTCATTATATTGATGCAAGATCAATTGAGGAGCTACAACTTTTAAAGCACTTGAAGATTTTAACAGGAAATGTGACAGATGCTTCAATTTTGGAAAGTATCCAAGGAGTGGAGGGATTGGTGCGTTGTGTTCAACGCCTTCGGATTATCAATATGTCCGCAAAGGATTTAACATTAAACACGGTAGCTCTGGGCGGTCTTCGAGAACTTGAGATTATAAATTTCAAGATCTCTGAGATAAAGATAGATTGGAAATGCAAAGGGAAAGAAGATCTTCCTTCTCCATACTTCAAGCACCTCTTCAGTATTGTTATACAGGATTTGGAAGGTCCAAAAGAATTGACCTGGTTATTGTTTGCTCCAAATCTCAAGCATCTTGAGGTGTTACGTTCACCAAGCCtagaagaaataataaataaggAGAAGGGAATGAGTATTAGCAATGTGCATCCTCCTGATATGACGGTTCCCTTTCCGAAGCTAGAATCCCTCACTTTAAGGGGTTTGCCTGAATTAGAGAGAATATGCTCAAGTCCCCAGGCTCTTCCATCCCTGAAAGATATTACTCACTGCCCAAAGCTGTCACTAGAGAGTTTCCAAGACACGAGCAGGTATTTGAAATTGAAGAATGAGGCTCAGAAGCCCCGTTTCGTATGTCATATGTGTGTCAGTGTATCCTCTCAGTTTCTTAAacttggttttctttttatgttcTGCTTTCGCTTGAATGACATTGTTGCATTTCCACTTCTCTCCAGTTTGTAA